In Parasteatoda tepidariorum isolate YZ-2023 chromosome 8, CAS_Ptep_4.0, whole genome shotgun sequence, the DNA window ATTAAAAGCCATTAATCTTTTGAATGAAGACATGGggggaaatgaaaatttttcttttttacttgaGGAGTTTTCAGATAAGAAAAAATGTACAACTCCTTTTAATATGTTTCAGACTGCATCCGGTAATAAGGTTAATATTTCAGATTCAGCTTTAAAAAAGGCTGAAGAAATGTTTACTGAAGTAATGCAGGCTGAGGGTGATTCTGTCAGTGATGATAAAAGTGTAAATGTGTtaccagaaaataaatttaaagcagaaagGAGCATGTCTTCTTCCGATCACAAATCCGCTAACATGCCAGGACCAGTGAGAGATAAGCATTTGAGTGACAATGTTGATGGAATGTTAGTGGATGGCTTTTTTGAAGATATCTGTTTTGATGAAAATGATGAATGTTTGACTGATGCCTCTCAATCTTCTTCAATGTgcaataataaacttaaaaaactatcTTCTGTCGGTAAAGTTCGGAAAAGCCTTGGCGGAAGAAGATCGCTGAAACCTTATTCAAAAAAGATTGAGATACCTGATGTTAAAAATCTTTGAATGAGTTTTTATAAATCCTTTCATtccattagtaatttttactagTATAGTTtcgaaataatgaatttatccaaaaatgttttaattacaataCAGCTGTTTCAAACAGACATATAATTTTATCCACAGCTTCCAATTCTAttggattttccagtagactactggatttttccagtttctactagtttacttaaaattatcctggtttttgtacattttagaaaaatcccTTAAATTGAGTAAGCttcctaaaaaaaatccttattgcAATGGAATTTCTATACAAattattgcttgcttgcttgaatatttaaataagtataactAATGCATAATGAAGCGAACCTCATTTATAGTAATCGGTTCAAAACTTTCTTTGTTAtgaaatgttcagtttatttttattcagaactttcttttcaaattaattttttaaaaaaacttttatctatctttgatgaattaaatgccttttaatattgtaaattatgaGTATACATAATACATtacatttcaagtatgtttaatgtaaatcataactggaaaatattgcaattttttctaatttggtGACTATAAAAATCCGTAAAATTCCTTACgtgaaatatttagtacattatgcagcaattatcataaaattcttattatttcataaaatcttctgaattttttcctatccatgttggcagctatatTTTTATCTACATGTTGTGTAATAACAGGTAATGGTTTATTTGCTACATAGTTGCTCATATTGTGATTGCATATTTTGTTCTCTGTTCGATACAGTAGAATCACAGTACCATTCTATTCCTGTCACTATAGCCATAAAGAAATAGAATGTCTTATGCCATACCTTAATATAaactattgcatttttttatttattattatttgaaagtgGATTTGATCAACTATGTATGAATCAAGTGTTTAGATTTCAATGGtggataattataatttaacttttccaagacggatatttattttttgttaatgtcCAATACATTTTGTTgtgagaaaaatattcattaacattattgtttttttttctacatgcGTAAGTATCAACATAATCTATTTTGGAGGCAGATTGCCTGATTAGGATGAATTGAGTTAAATTGCAGATGTGATAGAATTATAACTACTTTTTGagacaaaatgaaaaagatttgcTATTAATCTCCATTGTTATGAGCCTCTTATATGTTTTGTGGACATTTATTTGAggatgcttatttatttttgtgtaacaatcaataaaaacatttcttaatttcaagtCAATAAAAAGTTGTCTATGTGGTCACAtatttggcaaaaatatttataaatatttagaccTTTCAAAACAGGCCTTAagttagcttttattttttgggtcgaaaaatgtaattttaaaaaaaaaataatttaaagcaatgaatgtgcaaaacaaattttaaatttcaagttcaaaaatatgaaagttagaatataaaataactaattaaaaaatagtttagattatgaaataatagtataaaatgcAATATGTACATGATGCAACCAAACCAAACATaccaaaatatacataatactTTTTATCTAACCAGAAATCTACATAAAAACTAACCCAAAGATTGtgctgaaaattgaaaatatgttatgGAAAATTGAAGTATTCTATAGACCTAAGACCTGCAACTCTTTATCagatagaaattttgaaattcaaaaaaaattgtgatgcaacctaatatataataattaaaattatatttgcaacATTACAAGTTAGtgcatattttcaataattgttaGATGTAACAAAATTGCAATTACTTTTTGAGTCACTGTATGGccataaatgaaaagaatattgcCTTTTCATGAgctattacatttttatttcacttttgctccttacatattttgaagactcaaaatataacaagatttgaatttgaaatgcTCTAGGCCAAAAGTTTGTTATGGCTCTACTTTTTGAAGGGAGTGAAACATtgtattataatcatattaagaatttttgtaaacattaaaattatttgaaacattatttatgaTCTGAGTATTCCTTAGGTTTGAACCATATTCTTGAGACTTCATTTAATCCAATGTCAATTATTCTGTAGCGAAAAATTCTTCTGCTTTCataagttattttctttctaatttatatgttctaaattatatagaaatgtCAGATTTTATCAGACCATATATTTgttccaaatgaaataaaattgaataaatgacatatttgttcttaataattttttctttgtataaatataaaataattaaaaaatatttattatttcatacaaagctgaattttttaaaaaaagttgcttaaCATGAATAATTGTATGTGGTTTGTGAAAATATCACCTCTTTGttatgtaaaataacaaattatctttcagttacgtcatttaaaaattaatcaaaataaattataattaatttatactgtggagaaaattattataaacgtTATTAATAAGAAACATTGCTTAATTATTGCACAGTAGGGTATGATatcgaaaatttcaattttcaaatatgacCAATgttatactaatttattaagTACATTGTTAcgtaaataagcatatttttattatatactacGTTTTTATAAACCCGCTTTCGTGTATGAGAGGCTAGAATCctgttaatttaattagtatCGAGATTGCATATCCGAAATTCTTGATTATCTCAATACCCTTCCTCTTCGCCTAGAATCTTGCTGTCACAATTTCTACTATGTTCTGACTGGCATTCGGTTTTTAACTATGGTGCTTTCCAGTCAATGCTTTAAGCTAAATATGTCTTTAGTGATTCCGTTTACGCTCTAGAGCGCGTCAAATACGCCAAAAATCTCTGAGGGGACACAAAAAATAAGTTGTGAAGTGCCCCCTGGGACGCGTAATTCAGCGCCGGGGggaaataaattgataaaataacgCTTCAGCAGGtgtaaacaagtaaaatttcaacctaactttaaatatacatgTTCATGTAAAAACCCGAAGTTTGGTAAGTTTTAGAATTTACCGGTAAAACCTATGATTTACCGAAATAGCTTGGTAACTACTAAGTTTTACCGCTATGGTTGAAATGGAATCACATTAAAGCATACTTCAAACTTTTACCGGTTAAAACCTAAGATTTACCAACTTCGCGTTTTTATCGTAACATGTTACGGAAAATTGGAATTCGAAGTATGTAATTACACCgctgtttttctttaaagtggtagaaaattcatattttgaatagGACACTTTTAGAGCAAAAAGGGACCCAAAAATATAGGCCTTAGGGCCCGTAGTGTCAAAAGACTAGCGGAAACAATAATCAGCATTTTATAGCCGCATAGAATTTAAGGTCAATTGTAATTTCGACTCCTATCTGACCAAGAGTGCCCAAATTTAAATTGGAGGtgtaaattataatagttttttaagagTTGCATGCAAACTGTCCTTTTCGTAACATAACAAACTAACAGACACAAAACTAAACattggaaaaataatgaaattttaaaaaaaaattacttttgtgaaGTAAATTGAACAGGaagaaacaattcaatttttgtcACGTTTAAAACATACTACGCATCACTTTTCGAATAAAACTATCAAGACCAAAGATTTAGTTCCGTAGGTCTCTCGAATGtgtggcaaagaaaaaaaaaagaattttttctattttgctctatttccaaaaacattttttttttcttttatttccttgttttaaaaatatttgtgaaaaagttGGGGCTTCTGATACGCACCACTTGACAATAAAGATTCCagataaacagttttaatttgaaaaaaaaaagttcactcAAAAAACGTACAAGATCGTTTATTATAAACCAGTCTAATACGTGGCAATATATTGAATTTACTATTCAAaagcattaaaagaaaaaattatcaatcatCGTATAAATCCTCCTGTTGTTTGTCATCAATAATCCTTTTCAACGCAACATCTTTTCGATTCTTGGGTCCAACACACGTTCCTTTTAATACATAGGGTCGTGACACTTTAAACATCCATTCTATTCCAGAGTCACATTCTAAGGGATTACCTGAAAGGTggggaaaaaactaattttaaaaaaaaaaaaaacgatctcTGCATATCTGTatcaatttgttttgaaagatcctcaaatatttacataattaacacttcggtactttttactttcgtcacactagagctgcacgggCGTTGGGTCCATGTCCTAGGGGTTATGCGTTCGATTCCCTCCGGCCGAAGACttctcgtgtagtaaatggagACTGGTGCACGCTAAACCTGTCGGGTCGCAAAATCTTCCGTTTTCcgataacaaattatacctctgggggaaattcgcttggttttgccaagcaggcttgctggtattggcaagtgacattagaaacaacaacaatgctgcacaatgggctattggcgacggctTGGGAAACatacctgaggatgatccgggGGCGACATACATACGTAACATTCCGTTTTACAGGAAGGAAACATTCACACTCCATCCTTCAGCAGAtctaattttgacctgaaccagagcatGATATCCATCTCCGATCCTGTAAccccaaaggtattgatttattatgggaattttgaggactttgtgaccccgacagatttagcgaacaaaattaatacaggaataaaaatagcaaaatattacctaagttaattttgtatttcttttaatccTATTTTGAAACAGTGACCATATCGACCATAAACCCTCTGGcaaccaaataaaaattagcactGTCATAAAAGTTATCAAGAGGGCAATTCAAAAGAGGGAAAAACGTATGGCAgcttattaagtaattaaagtcAATAAAAGCTATTAAAGAACACGGGTGCAGTTAGAAGTATTGACCATGCCAATATGACTTTGGAGAAATCCAATCAACAGTCTGAAATTAGCTGTGGAGACTACGTGAGGAGGGTTCATTGGGAATGGTGAGTGCTAGAGCTCCAGGCCTTGCAACTTCAATCtatctatatttaaatgtaactatCTCTAGTTACATTATTACCTACACTACGTAACCGGTGGTAGACACTATGAAGaaatcattgagttaaaaaaaaagcctcagaGCATCATATGGTCGTGAAACCGCATTTATACGAAGATAAATCTGAGGGATTTGAAATTCCTAGAATGAGAATATTGTTTCTGTAAGCATTTTCTAGATatttcaatgattaaaaaaagataaggtATACTTTGTGCCAtagataaagcaaaaaaaaatctggaaaaaaaacataaatgaaagtAGAGAAATGGACATACTACACTTTCGGTTCTATAAACAAAATCGGCGGATGTGGACTTCTCTAATTCTGCGTTGTTCAGTGATGAAGCAACCTGGGGTGTTCAATACGCACAGCAACGCTTCGCTGTTAATGTGTGGGCGGTTATTTTGGGGGACAATTTAATTGGGCCACCTCGACTGGACGCTCTCAAGTACCTCGTATTTCTTCGAGAGGTACTTCCCGAAATGCTTAATGATGTCTCTGCCCATGTTCGGCGGGGAATGCGATTTCAACAGGACGAAGCACCATTTCATTAAGAAAGGTGTGTACGAGATCATTTGGACCGGGCATATGGAAACAATTGGATTGGGCGTGGTGGTCCCCTTGCTTGGCCTCCCAGATCACCTGATTTATCtcctcttgatttttttttctctggggTGCTATGAAAAGCATTGCGTACGACACGCCCGTAAATTCTGGAATGAACCTGGTGGCACGAATCTCCATTACTGCTGCCACGATCAGTGACACGTCAGGTATCTTCGAAAATATTCGCCACTCCATGTCGCGTAGGTGTAGTGCCTGCCTCGTGTGTCAGTTTTAGTGTCTTTATGTCTCTTTATTACGTGAGGGTGGCGTTTCTGCGCATACTTTCCTATGTAATTATAGCTCCTAACCAATGTTTTCTATCTTCTCTTCAAGTTTATATATAGCATTCTGGACCACCCAACCAAAAATATAGTATGCCCATTTCTGTACTTTAATTTGTGCTTCATTCAcgttgttttttcttattttaaacctTATAACGCAGATTTATCTCAAATCTTTAGGTAAATGAGCTTGcgatattttactttcattaatcAATAAAGATTGTTAGACCGGGGTTACCTAGGTGGCAGGacgctggactcacgttcgtgagaacggggAGTTCGAATCTAACCGGCAGGAGACTCCCCGTTTAGTAAATGGTggctggtgcacgttaaatctatcggatcacaaagtcctccatgttcccataacaaattatacctctgggctACTAAATTGGAGATTTATCGTTCCCTGGTGATGAATGAATAGATGTCTGAATgaatccgccctataaacgggtgtgacgtatgggtgtgtcAGGAATCCAATTCTTGACCGTAGAAGGCGCCACTTATAAACAAGTacaatcgcaccccttgccTTAATAGCCTATGACAACAACATTAAAGAAGATTTGGCAGATGATGTAAAGTTGAAATACACATTTTGCACAATGCAATTttctaatgattaaaattttatttatggtttaaTTTGTCGTCAAATGAGTCATGATGCTTGTTATACTAATAACGAATTTGAGATTTGTTAGAAAACGCGAAATAATATTAAGCAAATATGCGAACAAATTTGATCCCCTCCCCGGAATAAAATCCTTGCGAAGGCCCTTTTAGGTTTACTGTTTTAGAACGGAGCAAGTTTGTAtgcagttggaaaaaaatatcttatcgTTCACCAGTTGCAGAAACACACCATctcattttgtttgaaaattatgcataagtttGGCCTGATAAAATCAAAACGATTACGTAACACAGTGTTAAGTTACTTACAGCGTAACCTGTAAACGTTAAACGTTCATTATTATCCTTTTGTAGGTTTTATAACTTACTTTCCAAGTAAACACTTCTCAATCGACTCCAAACAGGAGACCATGTTGCTTCTGTAAcatattgtatttcattttctgCAAGAATAACTTCCTTTAAGGCtggcatttttgaaaagatgtCGTCAGGCAAAGTAGAAATTTCGTTGTTTCTGCAAAGTTAGAATAACATTCCCTTAAAGAgttgttattaaaaacaaaatagtgttatttaaaaatgtttaatatttgattgattaaattaaagtttttttttacttgttttggcAGAAATGAATTAtccatttcatacatttttggCCTGGTCagagatttaaaattgcatgtgAGATAtaagtaacaatattttaaaaataagattggctttcttctataaaatattctttcttaattgaattaattttgagattgaaaaaaaattgtaaggggaggagtaaaaataatgtaacaattttttataatttacactATATTTCTCCTTCTATATAAATGAATGACACTTTATATTGGATCgattttttcgtaaataaacaaacaattgtCAAGtcataattagtttaaataaatcttatcttCTACATAGGTTTGTTCATTAACAAATGGGTGCAAAAACCCCAAAGAAAAAGTAGCTAACAAGAAAACACTGCTCCCTTgttagttaaaaacaaaatcccAATCCTATCGAAATGAAAAGGGAATTAGATACCATCAAGCAGCAAGTGGATCAAATAACCACATTCGACACACATGCGTAACGTCGTTTGCAAGTatatatccaattaaatcttaTCCAAGAATTTATTCAGAGAGATAATAAACCCCCCACTGTTGTATAATGTGCACAacggagccgcgatggctcaggggatagagcgttcgctttcctatggggtgaaccggggttcgatcccggcaatggctggtcgatacgaattccgcatccgtctTGCACCGGCCACAGTGCCGGCGTGAAATTtccacagtggtagacggatcatgggttagagtccccttgccgtcaggctaatcgtgggaggttctcgtggtctttctctctacgtaacgcaaatgcgggttaattacATCAAAacagtcctccaagaaggcaaatttctcccaatactcgatccaggaattccattgtcttctggattgggttcaaaatgacaaggatacgaagttgaacattagtagtcataaacccgaaaattgggtcggctgttcaacgaccgttataaaataaaataaaaaatatgcacaacGACGTGATTCGACACAACTATGTGATTAGTTACAATTTCCCGATTGAGAATTACTGTGAAGTGTGGTAATTGAAATAACTGTTCTAGTGCAGTGTGGTCGATTTCTGTAAAACATCGATATTTTACTTAAGTTAAATGTGTCTTGGTAGCGgatcttagaaataaaattacatttatcgTGCGCATCTATGATTTGAGTTTCCCTCCCAATCCACAGAGCCACCACGGTACGTAGTACATAGATTTTATAACAATTGTTTAACAGCccacccaattctgagtttatgacaattagtgttcaactccataaccttgtatttttgaatccaacccagaagacaagtaaACTTCTAGATCAAGCAGtgagacaaactagcctttgtggAAGATGGATGGAATTAACCAACATTtacgttacgtggagaggaaaacctctgcacgcaaggggattctaatcaGAAtatgtctaccactgaggatatttcttggatttattcaaaatattgcttCTATCTATGCCACGTGTATTATAAAATCTACGCGTTAAAGATTCGCAcaatgaaacttattttcttcctatagttttttttccattgccCACCTGGATTGACATTCTTCAATTCAAGCGTATTAggacagatttgttggccactcctTCAAGGGCATCATATTTAGTTGGACCAACGCTGCTCCTACAGGAAGAAgtagagaaagaaagaaaagtcaTGCCCtttccgggattcgaacctagaaACTTTCTGACGCACTtccattgaaaaatatgttttattgtttattgaataaaaaatattatacactgatgaaatatttccatttatggcaaaaatatggcctgaaattttattgatattttcagaCAAAACCAGAAAAGtcttgcaattttatttctcatattaAGAGGGAACTTCTCATCTTATTCATTGCATTTGACGCCACTTTTTCCTTtcctcaatttttcttttctctggTTTGTCATCATTCCACAATAAAGCcttcatatttattatgttgATTTAAATAGAACCCATAGAGTGTTTTGAAATTCATCTGACACATCATGAACTGATAATGTCATGGCAATCCAGCTGGAAAATGACAtttcgaaaaaagaattaaaatgttcCCTTGTCAAGTAGATGTTACTTAAATGCAAAATGTGGTGGAATCGTTAGACTTTATCATCCAATACAGCTTGCTTATAGAAAAACTGATTATTAAAGGTAAGTGTCTCACATTTCGATTGCCCAGGATGCTTTCAAAACTCTTAAATAATATGATAGCTAAACCACTCACAGTTGTACTTCACTTCTGAAAAAAGTGTTAAGAACTACATAGTTTAGTTTGTGGAAAATTTTCtagtcttattattatttatttatttattttattaagtcgtttcttaatttcaaattcaaaatgtttttttgcattttcatattttattttatttgatatagtAGCTggtttatatcatttttaatgcgCTGTTcggctttgaaaaaaaatatctcatgaACACACAACTTATTTATCTTGCAANatatatatatatataattgtgtaTTATACGGACAAGGCTTTTACAACATATATCGCATAGACAAAGTCTCACTCAtcgtaatgtaaaataaaatagtttttatcaacaaacaacttttccattattttgtatgaaaaaatacGAAACGAAATGCTGATTTCAACTTAGAAGATTCGAGTTGATATAGTCCCCGTTAATTTTCCAGATATGATGctcattttatataaactttatcCTAAAATGTATGGCTCTCTAAGTGAACTAATCACAAGATACGGTTCCTAGTAGATCAATGAGTGGATGAGGGACCACTTTGATTAGCTTGCAAGGGAACCGAGGGTGCGTGGTATCGGTCTGTGTTACTTTTCTTGTTAAGTAACTCGACTTCGCTCTCAGGTCGTCGAGCGTACCGTAGCAggagagccatcccctctgcagcggttcaaaattgtgatggatcATTCTCATGGATGCTCATTGATGTCAACGCTTATACTGCAGCGTTACTGCTACgcaaataaagtactactactTAGAATGTGATGcaagaatttcttataaattttttaaagaaagcagatGAAAAGTCGTCGGTTTCCGTACAACaattataatatcaaataaaccGCCGGTTTTTCATctgctttctttaaaagttttattagaaattcctgcatcacatttaaaaataaaattttatataaaatcaactTTATGACTTAAAATTGACTGAAACTGTATCAACTCGTTTTTTATGAGTTAccctcaatattttattttttcggcttctctttattatttttttttattattttattttactctttttctgCTTAGGATTCGtcaattctttaaaagaaaaaaaaatgcgtctTGTTTTTTCCCTCAATATATATAACAATTCAAACAGTGTATTATAGTATTCGGAGTGCAAAAGTTCAATGTCTCTAAGTCtattagagtattttttttaaatttcgactATCTCGTTGAGAATTCTAAACTATTAATATAATCTAAACTACTCACGTCAAATCTAAAGATGAGAGATGCACAGCAGGTGATGGAAACATGCTTCGTTTcaaagttttgaatttgttgCCAGTCAGCCACAAATTCCTCACATTGCGAAAGGACGCAAAAGCCTTGTCTCCAAGCTTTTCGATGAAATTCGTCATTATGAACAAGTTTCGAACGTTGGAGGGGCCATCTTTGAACCAATCGTTTCCCATCTCTGTTAATTCGTTACCTTCTATTTCTAAGTCGGTAATGGCTTTCAACTGCGACACATTGAGGTGTTTCAGCTCATTGTCTTCGTTAAAGCTAAAGTGTATTGCAAATTCCTGCAAACAGAAGCATATGAATCTATTACGATTGCTATACCTCCCCTAtgcattcttcaaaaaaaaaaaaagaatgaaaatgagttttgatttatgatttttcGAAGCTAATGCTAAATTTGTGTTAATATATGCTAAAGAAATACGTATTAATCACACAAAAGCTACTAGATACTTAAtgtatctactttttttttcttcagttttgttAGTAATCGGGACAGTTTCATTGCCCCATCAACCCCTTCAGTATAGGGACATATACAAGACTACGTGATTCTTCCTTAACTGTTCACGGTATTCTATGTGAAACGAGCCCTTCTGACTTTAATGGCCTAAGATTACACAGACGTAAGCTCAATGCATCTCATACTACATACTAGTACATATGAGTACTCTATAGTGCTTATAAACTCAAAGTATGGTTTTTTAGAACTAATGCTAAGTCTGtgttattaagaaatattcattGAGCGGACATGATCTACTGGACACTTTATACATTATATGACCTAGAGCCGCGGTtgttcaggggatagagggtTCGCCGCCGACTGAGGTGCACCGCGTTCGGGTAGATACAATTTTTACTCcctgctcgcaccgaccacagtactgatgcgaaatatcctcagtggtagatgaatTATGGATTGAAATACCCTTTTCATATGACTAACCATAGGaggtttttcatgattttcctctctgtgtaacgcaaatgcaagttagtttcataaaaaaaggcCTCCATAAGTTTGCcataatgcttgatccaggagttcccttgtcttttagattgggttccaaattacaaggctgcagagttgaacattgaaagttgcaaactcagaattgggttatctgttcaacgccagttataaaaaaataaaataagtgaccTTTGCCAAAAGTAACAAACGAATCCTTAAGaaaaacgtttttgaaatttcatgagCAAGTGTAGTGGTCATAAGGAAGCtcttagatactttttttttactccttatAGGCATTCggatgcaatattttaaaatacaaataaaaaagaaatatttttcaagcggaaaaaaacaaagaaagaaacgttatttcatcagattttgctagcattttttttttccttctcggCTAAACTACACTTAGCCATGCAGTTTTTAACGACTTCTGTTCTCAAGAAGATTCCGTAaaaaatatcagcaaaaaaatatacataaaggGCGGTGATTACAAAAACAACACTGAagaaggtattaaaaaaatgcataggaACGAAATTACCTCAATTATATGCTCTAATCCTTCTAAAGCTGATCTGCCTTCATCTCCGAACTTCTTCAGATCACAATTAGTGAAAGATATTTTCGTGACATGAAGTCCTTTGAACAAATCTGATGGTATGTAGTCGAGTCGCGCTCTCAAAAAGTCTATAAACACTCTACGAATACCTTTCACACTTTGCAATGCTCTTCTGAGTTCGTCGACGTCTGTAACCGCCATGCAGTCCACTCGGATAGATTTACCATCACTCACGCATCCACAAGGTTCTAAATCTTCAATAGGTGGACATAAGTTTTCAAGTGCACTCGCCAGGAAGATGCACTTTAGGAGCAGCAAGGATACGGCTAGAAGTACCATTTTggactttttctgaataaaaagaaaCGTACAATAATGAACTCGATACATCGCAGTATAGAACAATCATATAGAACAATAGTTTCGgtaattactgtaatcgaaaaaaatatataaatggaaTGAATTTGGTTGGTTATTAACGCTGTTTTACGAAGCTGCGTTGccaacgaaaattaaaaaaaagccgtAGTTTAAGAGCCTTATATTTGAAGcaatgcaatgattttaaacCATAATCTTGATGTGAAAATTAACTGagctacttaaatattttataagttattaaacttttttaaaaattgccaatttggcaatattttataacctaaatgaaaattatcaaaatcaatgccttattctcagtttttgcaaatttttattagccCAAGTCAAGCAGCGTTCAAgtaagttttgaattattaaaaaattagacatcAAACGCtttacattttcacaaaattgtgacttttctccatatggatggtgttttcaataaaaatgtaaacaataacaatct includes these proteins:
- the LOC107455012 gene encoding immunoglobulin superfamily containing leucine-rich repeat protein; the encoded protein is MVLLAVSLLLLKCIFLASALENLCPPIEDLEPCGCVSDGKSIRVDCMAVTDVDELRRALQSVKGIRRVFIDFLRARLDYIPSDLFKGLHVTKISFTNCDLKKFGDEGRSALEGLEHIIEEFAIHFSFNEDNELKHLNVSQLKAITDLEIEGNELTEMGNDWFKDGPSNVRNLFIMTNFIEKLGDKAFASFRNVRNLWLTGNKFKTLKRSMFPSPAVHLSSLDLTNNEISTLPDDIFSKMPALKEVILAENEIQYVTEATWSPVWSRLRSVYLESNPLECDSGIEWMFKVSRPYVLKGTCVGPKNRKDVALKRIIDDKQQEDLYDD